The following proteins are co-located in the Spea bombifrons isolate aSpeBom1 chromosome 3, aSpeBom1.2.pri, whole genome shotgun sequence genome:
- the TPBG gene encoding trophoblast glycoprotein has translation MISSHLFCLLGLRNRIPRLRGDGQSRKGALLLLVIMHVLGSVWSQSEQQTTCPASCECSEPARTVKCVNKDLAGLPQNLPPYVRTLFITGNHINRLQKGAFVQPQPLVDLTNLSLSGNDIQELGDNVFSYLPSLRHLDLSNNVLERINNFSFQGSENRSSPLQELNLSNSFGNESLILQFGTAMQNGALGNLRKLDLSGNNIIYLPVGTFGSLPNLKHLDLSNNSLVGLQAGIFTNLNHLEILDLSNNALKCLRNTTLFDLPHHPGLLINLNNNSWVCDCQIEDFAIWLKETTVVEGASSLLCSYPEKMKDTPVVAVKIAELDCLHVDGNNSLQTSYVFLGIVLALIGVIFLLVLYLNRKGIKKWIYNIRDACRDHMEGYHYRYEINADPRLTNLSTNSDV, from the coding sequence ATGATTTCCTCTCATCTTTTCTGTCTTCTGGGACTCCGGAATAGGATTCCTAGATTAAGGGGAGATGGACAAAGTAGGAAAGGTGCCTTGTTGTTGTTGGTTATAATGCATGTTTTGGGATCTGTTTGGTCTCAATCTGAGCAGCAGACAACCTGTCCTGCTTCGTGTGAGTGTTCTGAACCGGccagaactgtaaaatgtgtgaACAAGGATCTAGCAGGGTTGCCCCAAAATCTTCCCCCTTATGTGAGGACACTCTTCATTACTGGCAACCACATAAACCGACTGCAAAAAGGGGCCTTTGTGCAGCCACAACCCCTAGTAGATCTCACCAACCTCAGTCTAAGTGGAAATGATATTCAAGAACTAGGCGATAATGTGTTCAGTTACCTACCCAGTTTGCGGCATCTTGATCTCAGCAACAATGTGCTTGAGAGGataaataacttttcttttCAAGGATCTGAGAATCGTAGTAGTCCTCTTCAGGAACTGAACCTCAGCAATTCGTTTGGCAACGAATCATTAATCTTGCAGTTTGGAACAGCCATGCAGAATGGAGCGCTCGGCAACCTCCGCAAGCTGGACCTGAGtggcaataatataatatatctgccAGTGGGAACGTTCGGTTCCCTGCCCAACCTGAAACATCTAGACTTGAGTAACAATTCTCTGGTGGGTTTGCAAGCGGGCATCTTCACAAATCTCAATCACCTCGAGATTCTGGATCTTAGCAACAACGCTCTGAAGTGCCTGAGAAACACCACACTTTTTGATCTCCCTCACCATCCAGGCCTGTTAATCAACCTCAACAACAACAGCTGGGTATGTGACTGCCAGATTGAGGACTTTGCCATTTGGTTAAAAGAGACGACCGTAGTGGAGGGAGCATCTAGCCTGCTGTGCTCGTATCCTGAGAAAATGAAGGACACTCCAGTTGTTGCTGTTAAGATCGCCGAGCTTGACTGTCTGCATGTTGATGGCAACAACAGCTTACAAACATCTTATGTTTTCCTGGGCATAGTGCTAGCCCTCATTGGTGTCATATTCTTGCTTGTTTTATATCTGAACAGGAAAGGCATCAAAAAGTGGATATACAACATTAGAGACGCATGCCGAGATCACATGGAGGGCTACCATTACAGATATGAGATCAATGCAGACCCCAGGTTAACAAACTTAAGTACCAACTCAGatgtatga